A stretch of Chaetodon auriga isolate fChaAug3 chromosome 21, fChaAug3.hap1, whole genome shotgun sequence DNA encodes these proteins:
- the LOC143339999 gene encoding C-C chemokine receptor type 9-like, whose amino-acid sequence MDEPFTTFMTTGADYTETDPSDYTDDYYDGPTQNTGMCDRGWVRMFRGQYEPPLFWIIFILGAVGNLLVVWIYTTVRNRLKTMTDVYLLNLAVADLLFLCMLPFWAVDAIKGWNFGISVCKLVSAIYKINFFSSMLLLTCISVDRYIAIVQVTKAQNLKKKRLFYSKLVCLGVWFVSTLLALPEFIFAEVKTNQKNQSFCTLVYWNNINNRTKILVLSLQICMGFCLPLLVMVFCYSVIIRTLLQARNFEKHKALRVIFVVVFVFILSQLPFNTLLIVEATQAANTTITDCDTIFGFDVAGQVAKGLAYTHACLNPFLYVFIGVRFRQDLMRIVKMCAGNLCIGGLSKTQPVPKRPSIMSDTDTTPALSI is encoded by the exons ATGGATGAGCCTTTTACAACTTTTATGACCACAGGAGCTGATTATACTGAAACA GACCCTTCTGACTACACAGATGACTATTATGACGGGCCGACTCAAAACACAGGCATGTGCGACAGAGGCTGGGTCAGGATGTTTCGTGGGCAGTACGAGCCACCTCTCTTCTGGATCATCTTCATCCTTGGTGCCGTGGGTAACCTGTTGGTGGTTTGGATCTACACCACGGTGCGCAACCGCCTGAAAACAATGACCGACGTGTACCTGCTAAACCTGGCTGTGGCtgacctcctcttcctgtgcATGCTGCCCTTCTGGGCTGTCGATGCCATCAAGGGCTGGAATTTTGGCATCAGTGTCTGCAAGCTGGTGTCTGCTATCTATAAAATAAACTTCTTCAGCAGCATGCTCCTGCTCACCTGCATTAGCGTCGACCGCTACATAGCTATCGTACAAGTCACCAAAGCCCAGAACCTGAAGAAAAAGAGGCTGTTCTACAGCAAACTTGTCTGCCTGGGTGTCTGGTTTGTCTCCACTCTCCTGGCTCTCCCTGAGTTTATCTTCGCTGAGGTGAAAACCAACCAAAAGAACCAGTCCTTCTGTACCCTGGTCTACTGGAACAACATAAACAACCGGACAAAGATCCTGGTGCTGTCCCTGCAGATCTGCATGGGCTTCTGCCTTCCTCTACTAGTTATGGTCTTTTGTTACTCTGTCATCATCCGCACTCTTCTGCAGGCCAGGAACTTTGAAAAGCATAAGGCCCTACGCGTCATCtttgttgtggtgtttgtgtttattctcTCTCAGCTGCCATTCAATACTCTGCTGATAGTGGAGGCCACGCAGGCAGCTAATACTACTATCACCGACTGTGACACTATATTCGGTTTCGATGTAGCTGGACAGGTTGCCAAGGGCCTGGCGTACACGCACGCCTGCCTGAACCCATTCTTGTACGTCTTCATTGGAGTTCGGTTCAGACAGGACCTCATGAGGATTGTGAAGATGTGTGCTGGCAATCTGTGCATAGGAGGGCTCAGTAAAACCCAGCCAGTTCCCAAACGACCCTCTATCATGTCAGACACTGATACCACCCCTGCTCTTTCCATATAA